ACACCGAAAACGCTCTGGACGGCGAGGGCCCCTTCTCCCCCGAGCGCTCCGGCAGCCTCCCCACCGACGCCGTGATGAAGCTGTGCTTCTCCGGCGACTATACCGAGGAGGAGCTGCGGAAGATGTTCGTGGGCCGCGGCGGTCTGGTGGCCTATGCCGGCAGCACCGATATGCGTGACCTGCTGAAGATGGCCGAGACCGATGCCAAGGTAGCCGAGGTCATCGACGCCTTCCACTATCAGATCGGCAAGGAGATCGGCGCTATGGCCGCCGCCATGCACGGCCAGGTGGATCAGATCATTCTCACCGGCGGCATTGCCTACGGCAAGGAGACCGTCCAGGCCCTGAAGGATATGGTGGAGTGGATCGCCCCCGTCACCGTCTATCCCGGCGAGGACGAGCTGCTGGCTCTGGCCCAGGCTGCCCTCCGGGTCCTCAACGGCGAGGAGCAGGCCAAGGACTATCGATCCCTTTCCGCTGCACACATACCCCCAAAAAAAGTACAGAGTCCCGGTCCCCGGAGAGCCTTCTCCGGGAACCGGGACCTTTTTTTGTCTTTATGGCCTCGTTTCTTCACCGAAACGGCACCAAATTGCACCGAAACGGCACCGTCTCCGGTGCCGTTTCCCATAGATTATAGGGTGAAAATTTTTACGCCTTCATCACAAAGGCCTTGCCGTCCACGGCGCGCATGGTGGCCAGGATGCCGTTGAGGTGGTCGTACTCGTGCTGGATAAGCTCGGACAGATACCCCTCGCAGGCAAGCTCCTGCACCTGCCAATTTTCGTCCCGGTAGCGGACGATGCAGCGCCGATTCCGCCGGACCTTTACCAGCAGGCCCGGGAAGCACAGGCAGTCGTCCATCAGCTCCATCATCTCGCTGCCCACCAGCTCCAATGTGGGGTTCACGATGACCCGGCGCACCCCGTCTAAATCCAGGCAAATAAGCCGCTTTTTAATGCCGATCTGGGGGGCGGAGATGCCGTGGCCGAAGCCTGCATCCTTTAGGCATTCAAACATATCCTCAATGTCGGGCCGCAGCTCCTCCAGCTCCTCCCGGGTCACGGCGGAGCTCACCTCATACAGAGCCGGGTCGCCCAGCAGCAATACTTTTCGCTTCATTTTCCGTTCTCCTCTCACTTTTGCAGACCCTTTCGCCGCAAATATTACACATAGTATACTACCAAATTTGCCCTCTGTCCAGCGGGGAGTCACACGATCTGCTCCAGGGCATTTCATTTTTGCGATTATTCTTCGTCTATATACTCCATCACATCCTGTACGCGGCATTGCAGCAGCCGACAGAGCTGGTTGATGGTGTGTGTCGATACATTGTCGCCGTGCTTCATGGCGTAGAAATTCGACAGCGGAAAGCCCAGCTTCCCAAGCCGGTATGAGGTCACGCCCTTTTCCTCCATGGTCCGAAACAGCGGTTCGTAGCTTATCATTGGCAGACACCCCTTTCGTACCAAACAGTATAAAAACCATATACGGATTTCGGTATCTGCTATAATTCGTATGTACGGATATTGACACATGTTAACTCTGTATGCTATACTGCAAGCAGTCTGTTTTACACAATTTGGCGAGAAAAGGGGGATGTTTTTTGAGTGACTTCATGTTGGCTCTGCCAGGTATTCTTTTCTGGGTGGTGCTGTTTGTGGTGATTAAGTCCTCAAGAACAAAACGGGAGGAAGAAAGCAAGCATCCCCAAAATACCGCGCAGCGGGAACTCGCGGACGATGTTATCGCCACCATTGAACGGGTAGCCCCCGATCTCGAAATTGCCCGTGTTAGTTATGATTCTTATTATGGTAAAGCGGGCGGTATATATTTTCGGTCATGGAGCGGATATAGCTATAACTACGCTTATGCATCCCATGGATATAAAAATGTCTCTCGCGATGCAGCAAAGTTCGTGGCTGATGAAATTGCAAAGCGCTTCGGAAAGGGAGGGGGCAAAGTAGGAGGATGGAGCGAATATGATTATTTCGAAGTGTGGATACCAAGAAAATAATAGAAAGACCTGCCTTTAAGGAGAAAACACGATGGAACTGATTCAAATAGATTCCGTGAACATATACTCGAGCTTAAGATATATCTCGCAGAGTTCTCCGCTTCCAATCGCTGTTTTTGTGGACGCGGAAACGGGCGTTGTCTACTTTAACGGCATGTACCCCCGCTACGATGCCAACGGTCGGGTCATGGTCATCCCCAGAGACCGGCTTCCGGCTATCCTCGCCCGTGGCAGGGCGCAGGCCGCCGCCGCAGCGGCAGATGAAGAGAGAAAGCGCACCACCATCCAGGTCTGACGCGCACTCCCGGCAAACAGCCTCAAAAAAAATAACCGCTGACAGCAACAAGAGGAAGCAGCCTCCGACTGCTTCCTCTTTCTCTATTATGGTATCAATCGCTATCCAGCTTGAGTACAGCCATGAAGGCTTCGGTAGGCACCTGCACCGTGCCGAGATTCCGCATCTTCTTTTTTCCCTCTTTTTGCTTCTCCAGCAGCTTTTTCTTGCGGGTGATATCGCCGCCGTAGCACTTGGCCAGAACATCCTTTCGCATGGCCTTCACCGTTTCCCGGGCGATGATGCGCCCGCCGATAGCCGCCTGGATGGGGACCTCGAAGAGCTGGCGGGGGATATTATCCTTCAGCTTTTCGCACAGACGGCGGGCCCGGGGATAGGCCTTATCCTTATGGGCGATGAAGCTCAGGGCGTCCACGCCGTCGCCGTTCAGGAGCAGGTCCACCTTCACCAGGTCACTGGGGCGGTAGCCGGAGAGCTCGTAGTCCAGGCTGGCGTAGCCCTTGGTATTGGCCTTGAGGGTATCGAAGAAATCATAGATGATCTCGTTCAGGGGCATTTGATAGTGCAGCTCCACCAGATGGGTGTCCAGGTACTGCATATCCTTGAACTCGCCCCGGCGGTCCTGGCACATGGGCATGATATTGCCCACATACTCGTTGGGGGTGATGATGGAAACCTTCACATAGGGCTCCTCGGCGTGCTCAATAACGGCGGGGTCGGGATAATTATGGGGGTTATCCACCTTGACCAGGGTGCCGTCGGTCTTATACACATGATAAATAACGGAGGGGAGGGTGGTGACCAGGTCCAAATTGAACTCCCGCTCCAGCCGCTCCTGGATGATCTCCATATGGAGCATACCCAAAAAGCCGCAGCGGAAGCCGAAGCCCAAGGCCACGGAGCTTTCCGGCTCGAAGGTCAGGGAGGCATCGTTGAGCTGGAGCTTTTCCAGGGCGTCCCGGAGGTCCGGATACTTGCTGCCGTCCTCGGTGTAAATGCCGCAGTAGACCATGGACTGGGCGGGACGGTAGCCGGGCAGGGGCTCCGAGGCGGGATTTTCCGCGTCGGTGACGGTGTCGCCCACCTGGGTATCCTTGACGGTCTTGATGGAGGCGGTGAAGTAGCCCACCTCCCCGGCCTGCAATGCGTCGGTGGGCTCATTGCCCAGGGGCTTGAGGTAGCCGCACTCCAGGATGGTATACTGGGCGCCGGTAGCCATAAGGCGAATGGTCTGACCCCGGCGCAGGGTGCCCTGGCGGATACGGAAATAGACCACCACACCCACATAGGGGTCATACTGGCTGTCGAACACCAGGGCCTGGAGGGGGGCGTTGGGGTCGCCGCTGGGGGCGGGGACACCCGCCACGATGTCCTCCAATACCGCGTCGATATTCACGCCATTTTTAGCGGAGATCTCCGGGGCATCCAGGGCCGGCAGGCCGATGATGTCCTCCACCTCCTGCTTGGCCTTCAGGGGATCGGCGGCGGGGAGGTCGATCTTGTTGAAAACGGGAAGAATTTCCAGGTCGTGATCCAGGGCCAGGTAGGTATTGGCCAGGGTCTGGGCCTCTACCCCCTGGGTGGCGTCCACCACCAGCACCGCCCCCTCGCAGGCGGCCAGGGACCGGGAGACCTCGTAATTGAAGTCCACATGTCCCGGGGTGTCGATGAGGTTCAGGGCGTAGATTTCCCCGTCCTTCGCCTTATAAAACAGGTGGACGGCCCGGGACTTGATGGTGATGCCCCGTTCACGCTCCAGGTCCATATTGTCCAGGAGTTGGTTTTCCATTTCCCGCTGGGGGACGGCGTCGCACTTCTCCAGCAGGCGGTCCGCCAGGGTGGACTTGCCGTGGTCGATGTGGGCGATGATGGAAAAATTGCGGATGTGGGATTGATCGAACATAGGTATTGACCTCCGATGAATGGGGATTTTGGGGGGTGCAGGGGGGACGGGGACGCGGATTGCCACAGCCAGTGACAGGAGCCGAAGAAATTCGCGTGTCATTCCGAGACCAGTCCGCAGACTGGTCGTGGGAATCCGTAATACCCCTGCACAAATCCAAAGGGGAACGGATTGCCACAGCCAGTGTGCGCACTGGCTTCGCAATGACAGGGAGTTTTACATGGGGTGCAGTAGGCGGGCCGATGTAGGCATCGGCCCCTACGGAAGCGCTTGTAGGGGCGGACGACCCTGTCCGCCCAGTCCCGGTAACGCAACACTTTGTAGGGCAGGGCCCGTGTGCCCTGCCGTGGGTGCGGTGAGGAATCCCCCAGTCACGGCTTCGCCGTGCCAGCCCCCTTTAGGCAAGGGGGCCAAGGGGACGGGGATGCGGATTGCCACACCAGTGACAGGGTTTTTGCAAGAGGTGCGGTAGGCGGGCCGATGTGGGGAGCGAACCGAGCGCTGCCAGTGGCAGATGAAGCGAGGTGAGCGAGTGGCCGCGGTCAAAATTTCCAGCGTCCGCCGTAAGGCAGCGCAGAAATTTTGGGCACCGCAACAGGATCATCGGCCCCTACGAAAGGTTACAAGAAGTGACTGCGTGCGGGGGCGGGCTGCTGCGCTGCATCAGGGGAGCTTTTTGCAGCGCTCGTCGGTATTATGGACCACCTGGGCCACGCTTTGGCCCAGGCCGGGATAGGCGGTGAGGGACTCGGCGGTCATGGGGGGGCAGGGCTCTGCCTGAAGGGCCTGCTGGTAGCGCATACGGCTGACGGCCATATCCGCCTCCACCGCTCCGGCAT
This is a stretch of genomic DNA from Vescimonas fastidiosa. It encodes these proteins:
- the lepA gene encoding translation elongation factor 4 → MFDQSHIRNFSIIAHIDHGKSTLADRLLEKCDAVPQREMENQLLDNMDLERERGITIKSRAVHLFYKAKDGEIYALNLIDTPGHVDFNYEVSRSLAACEGAVLVVDATQGVEAQTLANTYLALDHDLEILPVFNKIDLPAADPLKAKQEVEDIIGLPALDAPEISAKNGVNIDAVLEDIVAGVPAPSGDPNAPLQALVFDSQYDPYVGVVVYFRIRQGTLRRGQTIRLMATGAQYTILECGYLKPLGNEPTDALQAGEVGYFTASIKTVKDTQVGDTVTDAENPASEPLPGYRPAQSMVYCGIYTEDGSKYPDLRDALEKLQLNDASLTFEPESSVALGFGFRCGFLGMLHMEIIQERLEREFNLDLVTTLPSVIYHVYKTDGTLVKVDNPHNYPDPAVIEHAEEPYVKVSIITPNEYVGNIMPMCQDRRGEFKDMQYLDTHLVELHYQMPLNEIIYDFFDTLKANTKGYASLDYELSGYRPSDLVKVDLLLNGDGVDALSFIAHKDKAYPRARRLCEKLKDNIPRQLFEVPIQAAIGGRIIARETVKAMRKDVLAKCYGGDITRKKKLLEKQKEGKKKMRNLGTVQVPTEAFMAVLKLDSD
- a CDS encoding helix-turn-helix domain-containing protein, which encodes MISYEPLFRTMEEKGVTSYRLGKLGFPLSNFYAMKHGDNVSTHTINQLCRLLQCRVQDVMEYIDEE
- a CDS encoding peptide deformylase; this translates as MKRKVLLLGDPALYEVSSAVTREELEELRPDIEDMFECLKDAGFGHGISAPQIGIKKRLICLDLDGVRRVIVNPTLELVGSEMMELMDDCLCFPGLLVKVRRNRRCIVRYRDENWQVQELACEGYLSELIQHEYDHLNGILATMRAVDGKAFVMKA